A single region of the Denticeps clupeoides chromosome 18, fDenClu1.1, whole genome shotgun sequence genome encodes:
- the kazald2 gene encoding kazal-type serine peptidase inhibitor domain 2, with protein sequence MDLILVTFALVLAIPGEPLPIERLQNVNWQHGLRPGEGCPKKCQADQCPVPERLLHCPAGRVRDGCGCCWECGNGEGQLCDPDSSTRTSFYGRCTEGLRCRVPRRGNASLAAAPKAVCMCARQEVLCGTDGKTYENVCQIRDGQRRRPKGNRLEVAYQGPCKAKPVITIAPRDAHMLEGSDVIFACEVSSFPVTSIQWRREGDPIFMPADESNMAMQAHGGQKRFELTGWLQIQGVRRDDEGVYTCTATNAFGQVSASARLQVVEKGPHVVNEHQQRKNGLYAVSDDEDIEEDYENQSSGLMYM encoded by the exons ATGGATCTCATTCTGGTCACCTTTGCTTTGGTCCTGGCGATCCCCGGCGAGCCACTGCCCATAGAACGTCTCCAGAACGTAAACTGGCAGCATGGCCTTCGTCCCGGAGAAGGCTGTCCCAAGAAGTGCCAGGCCGACCAGTGCCCGGTGCCCGAACGGTTGCTGCACTGCCCGGCAGGCCGGGTTCGGGACGGGTGTGGCTGCTGCTGGGAGTGCGGTAACGGGGAGGGGCAGCTCTGCGACCCGGACTCCTCCACCAGGACCAGCTTCTATGGACGCTGCACCGAGGGCCTCCGCTGCCGGGTCCCGCGCCGGGGCAACGCCAGCCTGGCCGCGGCGCCCAAAGCGGTGTGCATGTGCGCCAGGCAGGAGGTGCTGTGCGGCACAGACGGGAAGACCTACGAGAACGTGTGCCAGATCCGGGACGGCCAGCGGAGGCGGCCCAAAGGCAACAGGCTGGAGGTGGCGTACCAGGGTCCCTGCAAAGCGA AGCCGGTCATCACCATCGCTCCTCGGGACGCCCACATGCTGgaaggaagtgatgtcatcttcGCATGCGAAGTGTCCTCCTTTCCCGTAACCTCCATCCAGTGGAGGAGAGAGGGCGACCCCATCTTCATGCCCGCTGACGAGTCCAACATGGCCATGCAG GCTCATGGAGGGCAGAAGAGGTTTGAGTTGACTGGCTGGCTGCAGATTCAAGGCGTCCGGCGTGATGACGAGGGCGTGTACACGTGCACGGCCACCAACGCCTTCGGCCAGGTGTCTGCCTCGGCCAGGCTGCAGGTTGTTGAGAAAG GTCCTCACGTGGTTAATGAGCATCAGCAGCGTAAGAACGGACTGTACGCTGTGTCCGATGACGAGGACATCGAAGAAGATTACGAGAATCAGTCCAGTGGATTGATGTACATGTAA